From the genome of Hyphobacterium sp. CCMP332:
CGATCTGAAGGAATTCTGGCATGTCGGCCGCGACCTTCCGGTCGGACATCCGTTCCGGAAAATCATGCCCGACAACATCACACCGGCCGAAGTGGACGGCTGGCACGCCGTGACGCGGCTGTTTGACGCGCTGGACCAGCTGGGCAATCGCCTCTTGCGCGCTGTCGCCCGCGATCTCGGCCTGCAAGAGACCTTTTTCGACGGCACCGTCGAGGACGGAAACTCCATCCTGAGACTATTGCACTATCCGGCGCAGGAAAGTGCACTGCCCGAAGGATCCATTCGGGCAGCCGCTCATGAGGATATCAACGTCATCACGCTCTTGCTCGGCGCTGAAGAAGCCGGGCTCCAGGTCATTGACCGGCGCAGCGGCGACTGGATCGACGTCAACCCCCCCGCCGGCTGCCTCGTGATCAATGTCGGCGATATGCTGCAGCGGCTGACCAATAATGTGTTGCCGTCGACAACGCACAGGGTTGTGAATCCGGCGCCGGAACGCCAGAGATTCGCACGCTATTCCCTGCCCTTCTTCCTGCACTTCCGGCCGGACTATGAAATCCGCTCACTAAAAAATTGCGTCAGCGCCGAAAACCCGGACCGCTATCCTCAGCCGATCACAGCTCAGGACTATCTTCTGGAGCGCCTCAAGGAAATTCGCCTGATTTGAACATCCCCCCGACCGGTGACGAACAAAATCTAGCAGCGATCAACAGCCCGTCCATGACGCGATACTCGAAAGCGTCAGAACATGGCTTCAGCAGCGATCATCGCGATCAGCTGGTCGCCAAATCAATGGCGGAAAAATCGGTCGCTATCAAAAAATGACATGGAGCGGGCAATTCGCCTTGCAGATCGCAACATGCTTCTGTCCGGGACACTGGAAGAACCGCTCGAGCAAAAAAAAAGCTAGAGCGTCGTCGACCAGATCAGCAGACCAAGGCTCAAGGAGGAACCAGCACCGACCAGCGTCAGGGCCAGTCCGTTGTCTTTCCAGCTTTGTCCCTTGCGGAGGCGGCGCGCGGACTCTTTGGTTTTCTTGATCATGGGGAGGCTCCTTTTTGGATTTTATTACGGGGAAATGGTGTTTTCCTCATCCC
Proteins encoded in this window:
- a CDS encoding isopenicillin N synthase family oxygenase, which encodes MTDQIIPPVSLTLDDTNPDVFAAELGEEFRRFGFAVISDHGLDQSLIDQALNKAKAFFALPTEIKNKYYKDGGGGQRGYTPFGREAAKGVAQIDLKEFWHVGRDLPVGHPFRKIMPDNITPAEVDGWHAVTRLFDALDQLGNRLLRAVARDLGLQETFFDGTVEDGNSILRLLHYPAQESALPEGSIRAAAHEDINVITLLLGAEEAGLQVIDRRSGDWIDVNPPAGCLVINVGDMLQRLTNNVLPSTTHRVVNPAPERQRFARYSLPFFLHFRPDYEIRSLKNCVSAENPDRYPQPITAQDYLLERLKEIRLI